A section of the Gloeobacter violaceus PCC 7421 genome encodes:
- the cysC gene encoding adenylyl-sulfate kinase, whose translation MRPWDRPLPRWMSEMCSRRTISPIDACPQRIVQPVAARRQKALKKTAQSDTISLNFACYAQSQFLEEEQHPMGKGVTLWFTGLSGAGKSTISGIVAKKLQEIGRNVEVLDGDEVRLNLSAGLSFSKADRDTNVRRIGYVCRLLSRNGVIAISAAISPYRNTREELRANIIDFLEIFVDCPLDVCIERDVKGLYAKALKGEIPAFTGVSDPYEAPANPDLTILTNTESKDESANRVVQLLYERGYL comes from the coding sequence ATGCGCCCGTGGGATAGGCCGCTACCCAGGTGGATGTCCGAAATGTGCAGCAGACGAACCATAAGCCCTATAGACGCATGTCCTCAACGCATTGTACAGCCTGTGGCCGCCAGACGACAGAAAGCCCTTAAAAAAACTGCACAATCAGATACCATTTCGTTAAACTTCGCCTGTTATGCTCAGTCCCAATTTCTCGAAGAAGAGCAACATCCCATGGGTAAAGGTGTAACACTCTGGTTCACCGGCCTGTCCGGCGCAGGCAAAAGCACAATCTCCGGCATTGTAGCCAAAAAACTCCAGGAGATTGGCAGAAACGTCGAAGTGCTCGACGGCGACGAGGTGCGGCTCAATTTGAGCGCCGGGTTGAGCTTCAGCAAAGCCGACCGCGACACCAACGTCCGCCGCATCGGCTATGTGTGCCGCCTGCTTTCGCGCAACGGCGTCATCGCCATCAGCGCCGCCATCAGCCCCTACCGCAATACCCGCGAAGAGCTGCGCGCCAATATCATCGATTTTCTAGAAATCTTCGTCGACTGTCCGCTCGATGTGTGCATCGAACGCGACGTCAAGGGCCTGTACGCCAAGGCCCTCAAAGGGGAGATCCCGGCCTTTACCGGTGTGTCGGACCCCTACGAAGCCCCAGCCAACCCGGATCTGACCATCCTGACCAACACCGAGTCGAAGGACGAATCTGCCAACCGTGTCGTCCAATTGCTGTACGAGCGCGGCTACCTCTAG
- the petG gene encoding cytochrome b6-f complex subunit V, with amino-acid sequence MIEPILLGMVLGFVPVTIAGLLVAAWLQYKQGNPSGLGEK; translated from the coding sequence GTGATCGAACCGATTCTGTTGGGCATGGTCCTCGGCTTTGTGCCGGTCACCATTGCCGGACTGCTCGTGGCAGCCTGGCTGCAGTACAAGCAGGGCAATCCCTCCGGCCTGGGCGAGAAGTAA